Proteins encoded by one window of Mesorhizobium sp. INR15:
- the hisI gene encoding phosphoribosyl-AMP cyclohydrolase, with amino-acid sequence MSALEFPKAPSDKKALEEGTILSPRFDAVGLVTVVVTDAEDGMLLMVAHMNAEALALTLETGIAHYWSRSRNALWKKGETSGNFQHVVEMRTDCDQDALWLRVKVLGHDATCHTGRRSCFYRTVGLTDGKGTLADDGSKPLFDAENTYRKSRA; translated from the coding sequence ATGTCGGCACTGGAATTTCCAAAAGCTCCATCGGACAAGAAAGCACTTGAGGAAGGCACCATCCTCTCGCCGCGCTTCGATGCAGTAGGCCTGGTGACCGTTGTCGTCACCGATGCCGAGGACGGCATGCTGCTGATGGTAGCGCATATGAACGCCGAGGCTCTCGCCCTGACGCTCGAAACCGGGATTGCCCATTACTGGTCGCGGTCCCGCAACGCGCTTTGGAAAAAGGGCGAAACCTCCGGCAATTTCCAGCATGTCGTGGAGATGCGCACCGACTGCGATCAGGATGCATTGTGGCTGCGCGTCAAAGTGTTGGGCCACGACGCAACCTGTCACACCGGCCGGCGTTCATGCTTTTATCGGACGGTGGGGCTGACCGACGGCAAGGGGACGCTTGCCGACGACGGCAGCAAACCGCTGTTCGATGCGGAAAACACGTATCGGAAATCACGGGCTTGA
- a CDS encoding patatin family protein yields the protein MLEWASLRNRPDVREANGLSSSGGASETKPAKKSAISLALGGGCARGWAHIGVLRALDEAGIEVSMIAGTSIGALVGGCYLAGKLDELEDFARSLTRRRIFGLLDLNLRGSGLFGGMKLDARLREHVAGIRFEDLPKPFVCVASEIRTGHEVWLSSGSLITAMRASYALPGVFEPVNCNGRVLVDGALVNPVPVSVCRAHEQPLVVAVNLHYDLFGRAAVIKHSAGELVIERDAPRPGQADPERQSRETRLGITGVMVEAFNIIQDRISRARLAGDPPDMSLQPKLSHIGLTEFHRADEAISLGYQATMAQIGELNRLQAVLA from the coding sequence ATGCTCGAGTGGGCGTCATTGCGTAACAGACCAGATGTCAGGGAGGCCAACGGCCTGTCCTCATCCGGCGGCGCGTCCGAAACGAAGCCCGCAAAGAAATCAGCCATTTCGCTCGCCTTAGGTGGCGGCTGTGCCCGAGGCTGGGCGCATATTGGCGTGCTGCGCGCGCTCGATGAGGCCGGCATCGAAGTCTCGATGATCGCCGGCACGTCGATCGGCGCGCTGGTCGGCGGCTGTTATCTCGCCGGCAAACTGGATGAGCTTGAAGACTTCGCCCGCAGCCTGACCAGGCGGCGCATCTTTGGCCTGCTTGATCTCAACCTGCGCGGCAGCGGCCTGTTCGGCGGCATGAAGCTCGATGCCCGGCTTCGCGAACACGTTGCCGGCATTCGCTTCGAGGATCTGCCCAAGCCGTTCGTCTGCGTCGCATCGGAAATCCGCACCGGCCATGAAGTCTGGCTGTCGAGCGGCTCGCTGATCACAGCGATGCGCGCTTCCTATGCTTTGCCCGGCGTCTTCGAGCCCGTGAACTGCAACGGCCGTGTGCTGGTCGACGGCGCATTGGTCAACCCTGTGCCGGTTTCAGTCTGCCGCGCCCATGAGCAGCCGCTGGTCGTGGCGGTCAACCTTCACTACGACCTGTTCGGCCGCGCCGCCGTGATCAAGCACAGCGCTGGCGAACTGGTCATCGAGCGAGACGCGCCGAGGCCCGGCCAGGCCGATCCCGAGCGCCAGTCGCGCGAAACGCGGCTCGGCATCACCGGCGTCATGGTCGAGGCCTTCAACATCATCCAGGACCGCATTTCACGCGCCCGGCTTGCCGGCGATCCGCCTGATATGTCGCTTCAGCCCAAGCTCAGCCATATCGGCCTGACCGAATTCCATCGCGCCGACGAAGCGATCAGCCTCGGCTATCAGGCGACGATGGCGCAGATTGGCGAACTGAACCGGTTGCAGGCGGTTCTGGCCTGA
- the folE gene encoding GTP cyclohydrolase I FolE, which translates to MDAVIKKLMPQSAYMDKPVTDRPSEAEVEAAVRTLLRWTGDNPDREGLVDTPKRVAKAYREMFGGYDMCPADELGRTFEEVAGYDDLVIVKDITFHSHCEHHMVPIIGKAHVGYLPDGKVVGLSKIARVVDIFAHRLQTQEALTAQIASVIQDVLNPRGVAVMIEAEHMCMAMRGIRKQGSTTLTSTFTGVFKDTPEEQVRFVTMVRGGA; encoded by the coding sequence ATGGATGCCGTTATCAAGAAGCTCATGCCCCAGTCCGCCTACATGGACAAGCCGGTCACCGACCGCCCAAGTGAGGCAGAAGTCGAAGCCGCCGTACGCACCCTTCTGCGCTGGACCGGCGACAATCCCGACCGTGAAGGTCTTGTCGATACGCCCAAGCGCGTCGCGAAAGCCTATCGCGAAATGTTCGGCGGCTACGACATGTGCCCGGCGGATGAGCTTGGCCGCACTTTTGAGGAAGTCGCCGGCTATGACGACCTCGTGATCGTCAAGGACATCACATTCCATTCGCATTGCGAACACCACATGGTGCCGATCATCGGCAAGGCGCATGTCGGGTATCTCCCGGATGGCAAGGTTGTCGGCCTGTCCAAGATCGCACGCGTCGTCGATATCTTCGCCCATCGCCTGCAGACCCAGGAAGCGCTGACCGCGCAGATCGCCAGCGTCATCCAGGACGTGCTCAACCCGCGTGGCGTGGCGGTGATGATCGAGGCGGAGCATATGTGCATGGCCATGCGCGGCATCCGCAAGCAGGGTTCCACCACCCTCACCTCGACCTTCACCGGCGTCTTCAAGGACACGCCCGAAGAGCAGGTGCGTTTCGTCACCATGGTGCGCGGCGGGGCCTGA